In a single window of the Elaeis guineensis isolate ETL-2024a chromosome 6, EG11, whole genome shotgun sequence genome:
- the LOC105035163 gene encoding fasciclin-like arabinogalactan protein 17, with translation MDSRIYGGSPTILFFVLLVSATGVRSALPKNLVSRSTLPSSGSGQINSNSVLVALLDSHYTELAELVEKALLLQNLEDAVGRHNVTIFAPRNEALERDLDPEFKRFLLEPRNLKSLQTLILFHVIPSRISSDSWPISESARHRTLAADHVHLSGGSAAKQVDIAAVVYPDAVIRPDGVIHGIERLLVPRSVQEDFNRRRSLASISAVLPVGAPELDPRTHRLKKPAPPAPAGSPPALPIYDAMAPGPALAPAPAPGPGSGKHWFDGESQVKDFIQTLLLYGGYNELADILVNLTSLATEMGHLVSEGYVLTVLAPNDEAMAKLTADQLSEPGAPEQIVYYHLIPEYQTEESMYNAVRRFGKVRYDTLRLPHKVVAREADGSVKFGQGQGSAYLFDPDIYTDGRISVQGIDAVLFPPEEETPAAVAPAAVRNTVKAAKPRRGKLFELGCQMLGALGQRARFTSCQ, from the exons ATGGATTCCCGGATCTATGGCGGCTCTCCGACGATCCTCTTTTTCGTTCTACTGGTCTCCGCCACCGGCGTCCGCTCCGCATTGCCGAAGAACTTGGTCTCCCGTTCCACATTGCCATCATCCGGCTCCGGCCAGATCAACTCCAACTCCGTCCTCGTCGCCCTCCTTGATTCCCACTACACCGAGCTCGCCGAGCTCGTCGAGAAGGCCCTTCTCCTCCAGAACCTCGAGGACGCCGTGGGCCGCCACAATGTCACCATCTTCGCCCCCCGCAACGAAGCCCTCGAGCGCGATCTCGACCCCGAGTTCAAGCGATTCCTTCTCGAACCCCGGAATCTCAAATCCCTCCAGACTTTGATCTTATTCCACGTGATCCCCTCCCGGATCAGCTCCGATTCCTGGCCGATATCCGAATCCGCCCGCCACCGCACCCTCGCAGCCGACCACGTCCACCTCTCCGGTGGCAGCGCAGCAAAGCAGGTCGACATCGCCGCCGTGGTCTACCCGGACGCGGTGATTCGCCCAGATGGCGTGATCCACGGCATCGAGCGCCTCCTCGTCCCCCGATCTGTCCAGGAGGACTTCAACCGCCGCCGTAGTCTGGCCTCCATCTCCGCCGTCCTCCCCGTCGGCGCCCCCGAGCTGGACCCCCGCACCCACCGCCTCAAGAAGCCCGCTCCGCCTGCCCCCGCTGGCTCTCCGCCGGCCCTCCCCATCTACGACGCAATGGCCCCTGGCCCCGCCCTCGCCCCCGCTCCCGCCCCCGGCCCCGGCTCCGGCAAGCACTGGTTCGACGGCGAGAGCCAGGTCAAGGACTTCATCCAGACCCTCCTCCTCTACGGCGGCTACAACGAGCTCGCCGACATTCTGGTAAATCTTACGTCGTTAGCGACGGAGATGGGCCACTTGGTCTCGGAGGGCTACGTCCTCACCGTCCTCGCCCCCAACGACGAGGCGATGGCCAAATTGACGGCGGATCAGCTGAGCGAGCCGGGAGCACCGGAGCAGATCGTGTACTACCACCTGATCCCGGAGTATCAGACAGAGGAGAGCATGTACAATGCGGTGCGGCGTTTCGGGAAGGTGCGTTATGACACGCTCCGTCTCCCCCACAAGGTGGTTGCGCGGGAGGCTGACGGCTCCGTCAAGTTTGGCCAGGGACAGGGCTCCGCATATCTCTTCGACCCGGATATCTACACCGACGGCCGGATCTCCGTCCAGGGCATCGATGCCGTTCTTTTCCCGCCGGAGGAGGAGACTCCCGCCGCCGTCGCGCCGGCTGCCGTCAGGAACACCGTCAAGGCCGCCAAGCCAAGGAGAG GGAAGTTGTTCGAACTTGGGTGCCAAATGCTTGGAGCTTTGGGTCAGCGGGCTCGTTTCACCAGCTGCCAATAG